The segment CCTGTATTTAGAGTGCGTGGTGATTATCTAGCTATTGTGACTTTGGGATTTGGCTTTATAATCCAGTTATTAGCTATAAATTTCCCAGCATTTACAAATGGCTCAATTGGCTTAAATGAGGTTATGAGAGCTGATGAAAATGGGAATTTAAGTCGCTTTACAAATATATTTTATAGCGGAGGAGTAGCCATTATCGCTACTATTGTGATACTAAATTTAGTATATTCTAAATTTGGCCGAGCCATGAAAGCCGTAAGAGATGATGAAGACGCAGCTATGGCTATGGGGATTAATACCTTTGCTACTAAGACTACGGCTTTTTGCGTGAGTGCGTTTTTTGAAGGGATGGGCGGGGCTTTATTGGTTGGGCTTTTAGGTAGTGTTAGCCCTGATCAATTTACATTTATGTTTACTTTCTTATTGCTTATTATTATTGTGCTAGGTGGCCTTGGTAGCACTAGTGGAGCGATTATCGCAACGGTGCTAGTAATGGGCGGTAGTGAGTGGCTTAGATTTTTAGATGAGCCGATGAATATATTTGGCCATCAAACCGAGGCTTATCCGGGGCTTAGAATGGTGGTATTTTCTTTGGTGTTAATCTTTGTTATGCTATTTGCTAGAAGTGGAATTATGGGTCAAAGAGAGTTAAGCGATCTATTTAAAGGTAGGCGTAGATGATATTAGAGCTAGATAAAATTTCAAAAAATTTTGGCGGTGTTGAAGCTATTAAAGAGACGAGTTTTGGGGTTAAAAGAGGTGAAATTTTCGGTCTTATTGGGCCAAATGGAGCCGGTAAAACCACAATGTTTAATATCATCACCGGAGCATACAAACCAAGTAAAGGTGAGATTAAATTTGATGGGGTGATTTTAAATAGCATAAAACCAAATAAAATTGTAAATTTAGGTATCGCTAGAACTTTTCAAAATATACGCCTTTTTGGCTCTTTGAGCGTGGTCGAAAATGTCTTAATAGGGCTAAATCAATCAACAAAATATAGCTTTTTAGAAGCGTGTTTTCATTTAGGTAGATTTGCTAAAGCTGAAAAATTAGCCAAAGAGAGAGCTATGGCTATTTTGGAGCGATTGGGGATTGTTAGATATGCTAATGAATTTGCTAAGAATTTGAGTTATGGCACACAGCGTAAAGTCGAGATAGCAAGAGCCTTAGCTACTAATCCAAAGCTATTATTATTAGATGAGCCAGCAGCGGGGATGAATCCTAGCGAGAGTGATGAGTTGGCAAATTTGATTTTTGATCTTAGGGCTAGTGATGGGTTATCTATTTTATTAATCGAGCATGATATGAAATTTGTAAATCATCTGTGTGATAGGGTTTTGGTGCTTGATTATGGTAGGGTGATTTTTACAGGCTCCCCAAGTGAAGCTATAAATCACAAAGATGTTATCAGTGCGTATTTAGGGGATTTTATACAATGATAGAAGTTAAGAATTTACATGTTTATTATGGGGTGATTGAGGCGGTAAAGGGGATTAGCTTTTCAGTCCAAACTGGTCAAATAGTAAGCCTTATAGGCTCAAATGGCGCAGGCAAAACTAGCACTCTAAATGCGCTTATAAATTCAGTCAAAAGAAGTGGCGAGATAAAATTTTTAGGCTATGATACTAGCAGACACAAGACTCACACAATCGTAAAGCAAGGTATAGCCTTAGTGCCAGAGGGCAGAAGAGTTTTTATAAATCTAAGTGTAGAAGAGAACCTTAAAATGGGTGCTTTTAACAATGATGAGAATTACGAACACCTAAAAGATACAATGTATGAGCTATTTCCTAGACTCAAACAAAAAAGATATCAATTAGCTGGGACTTTAAGTGGTGGCGAGGCTCAAATGCTAGCTATCTCTAGGGCTTTGATGGGCGAGCCAAAGCTTTTAATGCTAGATGAGCCTAGTCTTGGCTTGGCACCTAAGATTGTTGGTGAAGTTTTTGATATTATAGAGAGATTAAAAGAAGAGGGGATCACTATACTTTTAGTAGAGCAAAATGCCTTTTTGGCCTTAAAAGCCAGTGATTATACCTATGTTTTAGAAAATGGCCATATAGTTATGGAGGGCGTATCAAAAGATATGACTAATAATTATGAGATTAAGAAAAAATATCTAGGTGGATAGATTAAATTTAAATTTTAGAGATTTTATTTCGGGGCGAAGAGATTCGTCCGTTTGATTAAAATTTGTAATTATAACCTACATATACACCATAGTTAAGTATGTTATCATAATCTTCTATATCAGTTATTTTGTAGTCGCCTTTTATACCAAATTCAATCTCATTATTTTCAACAACTTCATAGATACCACCAAGTTTTGCACCCCATATACTGCCTACACCAGTTATTGAATTATCGCTGAGTGTAAATTCGTAAGTACCATAACTATCTTGAGTAGTAAATTGAGCTTGACCAGTAAATTCTCCTCTAACGATAGAAATACCGGTATAAGCACCAAGTGTTAGTTTGAAGCTATCTGTTAATGATGGAGTATAATCAGCTCCTACTAAAATATTGTGAGTTTGCCAGTTAAATTCACCATTTATAAAATCTGCGCCATCTTTCATATTATAATCTTCGCTGCCTTTAGTTCTATATGAGTAGCCACCCCAAACTCTAAAAACATCAAAGTCATAACCTGCTTTTAATCCAAGTTCAATCGAAGTATCTTTTGGATCGTCAAGTACTGATGGGTATATATCATCTAGTTTGACTTGACTTTGCAATAATGCACCTTCAACCCCTACAAATCCGCCTTGCGCTGCTGCACTGCTACTTAAAATAGCTGTAGCTGCTACAACTACAGCACCAAATTTAACCATATTTGCCAAAGAAAGTCCTTGTATAATGAATTTGGATTACAAAAATCCATATAGCATTATACCCCCCCCATAAAAGTAAGCTGAAATTCGCTAAAAACCAGATAAAAATTTAAATATATTACCCATAGTAACACTATGGGGTTATCATCTGGCTAGGGCTGCCATTTATACTATGATATATTGTGGTTTTGTGCTTGAAGGCTTTTAATTTTAGTATTTTGGATTGTAAATTTGGCTGAGTAGATGGGCTAAACCACGCATTATTGCTAATAGCTATCATAAATTTAGGATTATACTTAAATAGCTCATCTTTGGTAGCTTCGTAGCAGATGGCATTTCGTATTTTGACTCCATCAATCTCATAATCACTCACCCCATTAGCTTTGCTATAATCCACAGCTGAATCAAAAAAGATATTATTAATAGGATTTTTAATGAAATTTGGCAATGGAATCTCTTCGCCAAATGGCACTAAAATAAGCTTATCAAGCCTTTTAACCTCACCTTTGTCAAAGATATAAGTTGAGTTATAAAGCTTATTATCGCTAGCGCCCAAAGCACCAGTTATGATGGCTATTTGATGAGATTTTTGCCTAAGTTCGCTAAGTAGAATTTGGCTACGATCCAAAAATAGTGGAAAGGCACTCTCAGGCAAAACCACAGCCCTAGAGCCATCCAAGATGGCTTGGTCGATTATATTTAGATTGCTTTTAATGATATCGTTTTTTGTGTTGCGATCCCAAATTTGATTTTGGTTAAGTTCGGTTGTGATAAGTGAGATATTAAAGGGCAAACTCTCAAAATTATCTGTGGATTTATAGCTGATTATAAGAGATAAAACCATAGCCCCAAGACCTAAATATCTACTAAATTTTATAGATATAATAATGGATATTAATACCAAAGCAAGAGTATAAATAGTAGGCTTAAAAAGCGTATCGACAAATATCAATTCAAAATTCAACCAATCAAAGCCAAAAGGTGCCACATAACTAGCAAATAGCAAGAAAATAGACTTGATATAGATACTCTCTAGCCAACTAACAGCTAAAAATATAGAGCCATATATTAAACAAATTCCCAAAATTTCAATAGGTATAAGATAGCCAAAATTATAATAAATCAAACTAAAACTAATCCAATAAAACCAAAATAATCCGATAAAAAACCCACTCCAAAACCAAATTTTTCTATCGCTTTTTAAAAGGATATATAAACCTATAATCGCACTTAAAAGCCCTAAATTTGCTATATATTTTAAATTTAGTAGATCCAAAAATATAAAAAGGGATAGCAAAATGGAGATCATAAAGCCTTTTATTATAAATTTTAATGTAAAATAGGCAACTAATTTTTTCTTAAAGGATTCACATGGCAGAAAATTCAATGCTAACTTCATTATTACCTCTTGTTGTATTGTTTGCAATATTCTATTTTTTGGTTATTAGACCACAGCAAAAGCAGCAGCGTGAGCATAAAAATATGCTAGCAAATCTCCAAAAAGGTGATAAAATCATCACAAATGGAGGCTTAGTATGCGAAGTGGTAAAACCAGAAGATGATTTTATCAAAGTTAAACTTAATGATGATGTAATTGTCCGCATTGATAGAAATTTTGTCGCCAAAAAATTAGACAAAATAGAGTCAAGTGATGAGAAGTAGGGTAACTTATAGGCTTATAGTTTTTATCCTTGCTTTAGTGTTTGGTATATTTTTTTCTATACCAAGCTTTACTGATAGTCAAAATGGTAAAAAGGTAAGCCTAGGGCTTGATTTACAAGGTGGTTTATATATGCTATTAAGCGTCCAAACAGACGCAGCCTTAATATCTAAAATCAAATCAATAGCTTCAGCTATCAAATACGATACTGATAAAAATGATATCTTAGTAGATAGATTAAAAGCCGATGAGAGCGGGATTAGTATAGCTCTTTTAGATAGTGATGATATCAAGAAATTAGATGGAATTTTATCTAAAATCAGTGGTATTGAAATTCAAAAAGATGAGCTAAATTACAGAGTTTTACTCACCCCGCAAGAGAAGATCGACACAGCCAAATACGCAGTAGATCAAGCAGTAGAGACTATCAGAAATCGCTTAGATCAATTTGGCTTGGCTGAGCCTACGGTGATTAAGCAAGGTGAAGATAAAATTTTAGTTGAACTTCCTGGTATTAAAAATGCAGCCGATGAGCAAAGAGCTATGGATTTGATAGCCAAATCAGCGCATTTACAGCTCATGGCAGTGGATGAAAAACGCCAAGATATGGCTCAAACTATGAACGAAGATGAGGCCGCAGCTTATGGAGATCTATTATTAAGCGATGCTAGAAATCCAAGATATAAGTATTTAGTTAATGAAATTCCAGTCTTAGATGGTAGTATGCTAGTAGATGCTAAGGTGGCATTTGATAATCAAACAAATATGCCAATTATAAATTTTACTCTAAATGCTCAAGGCGCTAAGATATTTGGGGATTTTACTGGGGCAAATGTAGGTAAAAGACTTGCTATAGTATTAGATAATAGAGTATATTCAGCTCCATCTATTAATGAGAGAATTGGCGGTGGAAGCGGTCAGATAAGTGGTGGATTTAGTGTAGAAGAGGCTAGAGATGTGGCTATAGCTTTAAGAAGCGGGGCATTGATAGCTCCTGTGAATTTAGAAGAGAAAAGAAGCATAGGCCCAAGCCTAGGTCAGCAAAGTATCGATCAAAGTATGGTGGCGCTATCTGTTGGTGCTATTTTGGTTTTGATATTTATGGTTATGGTGTATGGTCTAGCTGGAGTTTTGGCTAATATCGCTTTGGTTGTTAATATAGTGTTACTTATAGCGGTTATGGCTCTATTTGGTGCGACGCTTACACTTCCTGGTATGGCTGGTATTTTGCTTACTATCGGTATGGCCGTGGATGCCAATGTGATTATAAATGAGCGTATTAGAGAGCTTTTAAAAGAGGGTCACAATATCCACACTTGTATCCAAAAGGGCTATCAAAACGCTATGAGCGCTATCGTGGATTCGAATTTAACCACGCTTATAACTTCAGCTGCTCTATATGCTTATGGCACTGGGCCTGTAAAGGGCTTTGCTGTAACTATGAGTATAGGTATTGTAGCCTCTATGCTTACAGCTATTTTAGGTACCCATGGGATGTTTGAGTTTTTAAGTCGCAAGATAGAAAAGGGTAGTAGCGTGCTGTGGTTTGGTTATAGGATTAAAAGGGGCTAAAATGCAGATATTTGATAAGAGTAAAATATATAATTTTATGAGCATTAGATGGGTGATGTTTGCTCTTAGTGGTGTGCTGTTTTTTGGCTCTATTGCGCTTTTATTTACCAAGGGGTTAAATTATGGGATTGACTTTGCTGGTGGGACGCTAATTCAGGTTAAATATCATGATAAGGATGCGCCAATAGATTTGATTAGGCAGAAATTTGCCACTAATGAAATTTTGAAAAATGCTAGTATCACAGAGTTTGGTTCAGCTAGCGAAATCACCATTAGATATACCACAACTAGTGATAGTTTGGGCAATAATCCTGGGGATTTTGTGGCTGATATGCTTAAAGGTAGTGGGGAATTTGAGATTCGCCGAGTTGATGTAGTAGGGCCAAAAATCGGTAGTGAATTAAGGCAAAAAGGTATAATGGCTATTGTTGTTTCGCTTATTTTGATACTTATTTATATCGGTATTAGGTTTGAGTGGAGATTTGCACTAGCAGCTATATTTAGTGAAATTCACGATGTAGTTATCGTGCTTGGGGCTATTAGTTTGCTTAGTATTGATGTGAATTTAGATACCTTAGCGGCGGTTTTAACTGTTTTAGGATACTCGCTAAATGATACTATTATTATATTTGATAGGATTAGAGAGAGGATTAGAGATAGTAAATTTATAGAGCTATTTGGGGTGATTAATGAGTCTGTATCGCTTACTCTTTCTAGGACTTTGATGACTTCTGTGACTACGCTTTTAGCGGTGATTACGCTATTTTTCTATGGTGGAGATATGATACATGGATTTTCTACTATTATGATAATTGGCATTCTAATCGGCACTATAAGCTCGATTTTTATAGCAGCACCTATGCTAAGTTGGTTTAGATTTAGTGTTGAGAGTTATAGAGCGTTGATTGCTGCTAAGGAGCTAAGAAAAAAAGAGAAAGAGAAAATTCGCGCTATGTATGAAAAAGGCAGATTATAAGGAGTTTGTATGGATTGGGGTAAGGTTATATTTACATTTTTTGCGCTTATGAGCTTGACTACTACGGCTGGGTTTTTGTTTGAAGATAATGCTGTGGCTCTATTTATCGCTGCTAGTATAAATTTGATCTCAACTCTATTAAAAGTAGGAGTGAGAAATTTGCTCGCAGCGGAGCTTTTTGCTAGTTCATTGGTGGCT is part of the Campylobacter lanienae NCTC 13004 genome and harbors:
- a CDS encoding apolipoprotein N-acyltransferase → MKLALNFLPCESFKKKLVAYFTLKFIIKGFMISILLSLFIFLDLLNLKYIANLGLLSAIIGLYILLKSDRKIWFWSGFFIGLFWFYWISFSLIYYNFGYLIPIEILGICLIYGSIFLAVSWLESIYIKSIFLLFASYVAPFGFDWLNFELIFVDTLFKPTIYTLALVLISIIISIKFSRYLGLGAMVLSLIISYKSTDNFESLPFNISLITTELNQNQIWDRNTKNDIIKSNLNIIDQAILDGSRAVVLPESAFPLFLDRSQILLSELRQKSHQIAIITGALGASDNKLYNSTYIFDKGEVKRLDKLILVPFGEEIPLPNFIKNPINNIFFDSAVDYSKANGVSDYEIDGVKIRNAICYEATKDELFKYNPKFMIAISNNAWFSPSTQPNLQSKILKLKAFKHKTTIYHSINGSPSQMITP
- a CDS encoding ABC transporter ATP-binding protein codes for the protein MILELDKISKNFGGVEAIKETSFGVKRGEIFGLIGPNGAGKTTMFNIITGAYKPSKGEIKFDGVILNSIKPNKIVNLGIARTFQNIRLFGSLSVVENVLIGLNQSTKYSFLEACFHLGRFAKAEKLAKERAMAILERLGIVRYANEFAKNLSYGTQRKVEIARALATNPKLLLLDEPAAGMNPSESDELANLIFDLRASDGLSILLIEHDMKFVNHLCDRVLVLDYGRVIFTGSPSEAINHKDVISAYLGDFIQ
- the yajC gene encoding preprotein translocase subunit YajC, whose translation is MAENSMLTSLLPLVVLFAIFYFLVIRPQQKQQREHKNMLANLQKGDKIITNGGLVCEVVKPEDDFIKVKLNDDVIVRIDRNFVAKKLDKIESSDEK
- the secF gene encoding protein translocase subunit SecF, producing MQIFDKSKIYNFMSIRWVMFALSGVLFFGSIALLFTKGLNYGIDFAGGTLIQVKYHDKDAPIDLIRQKFATNEILKNASITEFGSASEITIRYTTTSDSLGNNPGDFVADMLKGSGEFEIRRVDVVGPKIGSELRQKGIMAIVVSLILILIYIGIRFEWRFALAAIFSEIHDVVIVLGAISLLSIDVNLDTLAAVLTVLGYSLNDTIIIFDRIRERIRDSKFIELFGVINESVSLTLSRTLMTSVTTLLAVITLFFYGGDMIHGFSTIMIIGILIGTISSIFIAAPMLSWFRFSVESYRALIAAKELRKKEKEKIRAMYEKGRL
- a CDS encoding ABC transporter ATP-binding protein; protein product: MIEVKNLHVYYGVIEAVKGISFSVQTGQIVSLIGSNGAGKTSTLNALINSVKRSGEIKFLGYDTSRHKTHTIVKQGIALVPEGRRVFINLSVEENLKMGAFNNDENYEHLKDTMYELFPRLKQKRYQLAGTLSGGEAQMLAISRALMGEPKLLMLDEPSLGLAPKIVGEVFDIIERLKEEGITILLVEQNAFLALKASDYTYVLENGHIVMEGVSKDMTNNYEIKKKYLGG
- a CDS encoding outer membrane beta-barrel protein encodes the protein MANMVKFGAVVVAATAILSSSAAAQGGFVGVEGALLQSQVKLDDIYPSVLDDPKDTSIELGLKAGYDFDVFRVWGGYSYRTKGSEDYNMKDGADFINGEFNWQTHNILVGADYTPSLTDSFKLTLGAYTGISIVRGEFTGQAQFTTQDSYGTYEFTLSDNSITGVGSIWGAKLGGIYEVVENNEIEFGIKGDYKITDIEDYDNILNYGVYVGYNYKF
- the secD gene encoding protein translocase subunit SecD — encoded protein: MMRSRVTYRLIVFILALVFGIFFSIPSFTDSQNGKKVSLGLDLQGGLYMLLSVQTDAALISKIKSIASAIKYDTDKNDILVDRLKADESGISIALLDSDDIKKLDGILSKISGIEIQKDELNYRVLLTPQEKIDTAKYAVDQAVETIRNRLDQFGLAEPTVIKQGEDKILVELPGIKNAADEQRAMDLIAKSAHLQLMAVDEKRQDMAQTMNEDEAAAYGDLLLSDARNPRYKYLVNEIPVLDGSMLVDAKVAFDNQTNMPIINFTLNAQGAKIFGDFTGANVGKRLAIVLDNRVYSAPSINERIGGGSGQISGGFSVEEARDVAIALRSGALIAPVNLEEKRSIGPSLGQQSIDQSMVALSVGAILVLIFMVMVYGLAGVLANIALVVNIVLLIAVMALFGATLTLPGMAGILLTIGMAVDANVIINERIRELLKEGHNIHTCIQKGYQNAMSAIVDSNLTTLITSAALYAYGTGPVKGFAVTMSIGIVASMLTAILGTHGMFEFLSRKIEKGSSVLWFGYRIKRG
- a CDS encoding branched-chain amino acid ABC transporter permease, coding for MVGKFKFWLATILAIGFLFVCDRYLGEYSLGIANNIAIFITLAISYNLINGVTGQFSLEPNGFVAVGAYVAAILLLNADSKLYQFDAAEPSSVILALYTSNFILAMIISGICATLLALILAIPVFRVRGDYLAIVTLGFGFIIQLLAINFPAFTNGSIGLNEVMRADENGNLSRFTNIFYSGGVAIIATIVILNLVYSKFGRAMKAVRDDEDAAMAMGINTFATKTTAFCVSAFFEGMGGALLVGLLGSVSPDQFTFMFTFLLLIIIVLGGLGSTSGAIIATVLVMGGSEWLRFLDEPMNIFGHQTEAYPGLRMVVFSLVLIFVMLFARSGIMGQRELSDLFKGRRR
- a CDS encoding DUF6394 family protein, with translation MDWGKVIFTFFALMSLTTTAGFLFEDNAVALFIAASINLISTLLKVGVRNLLAAELFASSLVADLHLIPAFVLLITGYSQSMVYTLVIGAILANIFSIILILIEAYKTRDEF